Proteins encoded within one genomic window of [Enterobacter] lignolyticus SCF1:
- a CDS encoding dihydrodipicolinate synthase family protein — MTSPLRFTGVWCPSITPMDSEGGIDFDGLAQHLARLTEARIDVILLMGSIGEFASLSLEERITLIRKARAMSPLAMVANVSSTCFSDVLLMAKEARQAGYDAVMVLPPYYYGQTAGQVLSYFRHVGERLEGKWFAYNFPARTGCDITPDIAATLAAEFPHFAGIKDTVDCQSHTRSIILATQDIRPDFAVLSGYDEYFIPNLMAGGAGVISGLNNVMPELFVKAREAWQQGDQHALTHAQRDIGRYMAIYAIGDDFVTTIKTVVSRKFGYCTPTSRNAGSALSPEQVQQVDRQFGIR, encoded by the coding sequence GTGACCAGTCCTCTTCGTTTTACCGGCGTATGGTGTCCCTCGATTACCCCCATGGACAGTGAAGGCGGCATTGATTTTGACGGTCTGGCGCAGCATCTTGCGCGGCTGACCGAGGCCCGCATCGACGTCATTCTGCTGATGGGTAGCATCGGCGAGTTCGCCTCGCTGTCGCTGGAGGAACGTATTACGCTCATCCGCAAGGCGCGGGCCATGTCGCCGCTGGCGATGGTCGCCAACGTGTCATCCACCTGCTTTAGCGACGTGCTGCTGATGGCTAAGGAGGCCAGACAGGCGGGATATGACGCGGTGATGGTGCTGCCGCCTTACTACTACGGCCAGACCGCAGGCCAGGTGCTGAGCTATTTTCGTCACGTTGGCGAGCGGCTGGAGGGAAAATGGTTCGCCTACAACTTCCCGGCCCGTACCGGGTGCGATATTACGCCGGACATCGCCGCGACGCTTGCCGCCGAGTTCCCGCACTTTGCGGGCATTAAGGACACCGTGGACTGCCAGTCCCACACCCGCAGCATCATCCTCGCCACCCAGGATATCCGTCCGGATTTCGCGGTGCTGTCAGGCTATGACGAGTACTTTATTCCCAACCTGATGGCGGGCGGCGCGGGCGTCATTTCCGGTCTGAACAACGTAATGCCGGAGCTGTTCGTCAAAGCGCGGGAAGCCTGGCAACAGGGCGATCAGCACGCGCTGACCCACGCCCAGCGCGATATTGGCCGCTATATGGCCATCTATGCCATTGGCGATGACTTCGTCACCACCATCAAAACCGTCGTATCGCGCAAGTTCGGCTACTGCACCCCGACATCGCGCAACGCGGGCAGCGCGCTGAGCCCAGAGCAGGTGCAGCAGGTTGACCGCCAGTTCGGCATCCGATAA
- the kdgT gene encoding 2-keto-3-deoxygluconate transporter, producing MQIKRAIEKIPGGMMLVPLFLGALCHTFSPGAGKYFGSFTNGMITGTVPILAVWFFCMGASIKLSATGTVLRKSGTLVVTKIAVAWVVAAVASRIIPEHGVEAGFFAGLSTLALVACMDMTNGGLYASIMQQYGTKEEAGAFVLMSLESGPLMTMIILGTAGIASFEPHVFVGAVLPFLIGFLLGNLDPELREFFGKAVQTLIPFFAFALGNTIDLSVIAQTGLLGILLGLAVIVVTGIPLIIADKLIGGGDGTAGIAASSSAGAAVATPVLIAEMVPAFKPMAPAATSLVATSVIVTSILVPIITSIWSRKVKSAAVGIDVRHTVK from the coding sequence ATGCAAATCAAACGTGCAATTGAAAAAATCCCCGGCGGTATGATGCTGGTGCCGCTGTTTCTTGGCGCGCTGTGCCATACCTTTTCGCCGGGCGCGGGCAAGTATTTTGGCTCCTTTACCAACGGCATGATCACCGGAACGGTGCCGATTCTGGCGGTCTGGTTTTTCTGCATGGGGGCGTCTATCAAGCTCAGCGCCACCGGCACCGTGCTGCGTAAGTCCGGAACCCTGGTGGTCACTAAAATTGCGGTGGCATGGGTGGTGGCGGCCGTTGCATCGCGCATTATTCCGGAACATGGCGTAGAGGCCGGTTTCTTCGCCGGACTGTCGACGCTGGCGCTGGTGGCCTGCATGGACATGACCAACGGCGGTCTGTATGCCTCCATCATGCAGCAGTACGGCACGAAAGAAGAGGCCGGAGCGTTTGTGCTGATGTCCCTGGAGTCCGGCCCGCTGATGACGATGATCATCCTGGGCACCGCCGGAATCGCCTCATTCGAGCCGCACGTGTTCGTCGGCGCGGTGCTGCCGTTCCTGATTGGCTTCCTGCTCGGCAACCTCGACCCGGAGCTGCGCGAGTTCTTCGGCAAAGCGGTGCAGACGCTGATTCCGTTCTTTGCCTTCGCGCTGGGCAACACCATTGATTTAAGCGTGATCGCCCAGACCGGCCTGCTGGGGATCCTGCTTGGCCTGGCGGTGATTGTCGTGACCGGTATCCCGCTGATTATCGCCGACAAGCTGATCGGCGGCGGCGACGGTACGGCGGGCATTGCCGCGTCCAGCTCCGCCGGGGCGGCGGTGGCCACGCCGGTGCTGATTGCCGAAATGGTGCCGGCCTTTAAACCGATGGCACCGGCGGCGACCTCGCTGGTGGCGACATCGGTTATCGTTACCTCGATTCTGGTGCCGATAATCACCTCCATCTGGTCACGCAAAGTGAAATCCGCAGCGGTCGGGATAGACGTGCGGCATACGGTAAAATAG
- the sodA gene encoding superoxide dismutase [Mn] codes for MSYTLPSLPYAYDALEPHFDKQTMEIHHTKHHQAYINNANAALESLPEFASLSAEALIAQLDKLPADKKTVLRNNAGGHANHSLFWKGLKTGTTLQGDLKAAIERDFGSVDSFKAEFEKAAATRFGSGWAWLVLKGDKLAVVSTANQDSPLMGEAISGASGFPILGLDVWEHAYYLKFQNRRPDYIKAFWDVVNWDEAAARFAAKK; via the coding sequence ATGAGTTATACACTGCCATCCCTGCCGTATGCGTACGATGCTCTGGAGCCGCACTTCGACAAGCAGACGATGGAAATCCATCACACCAAACACCATCAGGCCTATATCAACAACGCCAACGCCGCGCTGGAAAGCCTGCCGGAGTTCGCCAGCCTCTCTGCTGAAGCGCTGATCGCGCAGCTGGATAAGCTGCCGGCGGACAAGAAAACCGTGCTGCGCAACAACGCGGGCGGCCATGCTAACCACAGCCTGTTCTGGAAAGGCCTGAAAACTGGCACCACCCTGCAGGGCGACCTGAAGGCCGCTATCGAGCGCGATTTCGGCTCCGTGGACAGCTTCAAAGCGGAGTTTGAAAAAGCGGCCGCGACCCGTTTCGGCTCCGGCTGGGCGTGGCTGGTACTGAAAGGCGACAAGCTGGCCGTCGTCTCCACGGCGAACCAGGACTCTCCGCTGATGGGCGAGGCGATTTCCGGCGCATCCGGCTTCCCGATTCTGGGCCTCGACGTCTGGGAGCATGCCTACTACCTGAAATTCCAGAACCGTCGCCCGGACTACATTAAAGCGTTCTGGGACGTCGTGAACTGGGACGAAGCGGCAGCGCGTTTCGCCGCGAAAAAATAA
- the rhaT gene encoding L-rhamnose/proton symporter RhaT, giving the protein MNHAITMGIFWHLIGAASAACFYAPFKKVKHWSWETMWSVGGVVSWLILPWAISAMLLPDFWAYYGSFNASTLLPVFLFGAMWGVGNINYGLTMRYLGMSMGIGIAIGITLIVGTLMTPIINGNFDVLINTEGGRMTLLGVLVALIGVGIVTRAGQLKERKMGIRAEEFNLKKGLLLAVMCGIFSAGMSFAMNAAKPMHEAAAALGVDPLYVALPSYVVIMGGGALVNLGFCVIRLAKMPNLSIKADFSLAKPLIISNILLSALGGLMWYLQFFFYAWGHARIPAQYDYMSWMLHMSFYVLCGGLVGLVLKEWNNAGRRPVGVLSLGCVVIIIAANIVGLGMAN; this is encoded by the coding sequence ATGAATCACGCGATTACGATGGGCATTTTCTGGCATTTGATAGGCGCAGCCAGTGCCGCCTGTTTCTATGCCCCTTTCAAGAAAGTGAAACACTGGTCCTGGGAAACGATGTGGTCGGTAGGCGGCGTGGTCTCCTGGCTCATTCTTCCCTGGGCTATCAGCGCCATGCTGCTCCCGGATTTTTGGGCCTACTACGGTTCGTTTAACGCCTCGACGCTGCTGCCGGTATTCCTGTTCGGCGCCATGTGGGGCGTAGGCAATATCAACTATGGCCTCACCATGCGCTATCTCGGCATGTCGATGGGGATCGGCATCGCCATTGGCATTACGCTTATCGTCGGTACGCTGATGACGCCGATTATCAACGGCAACTTTGATGTTCTGATCAATACCGAAGGCGGCCGGATGACGCTGCTCGGCGTTCTGGTTGCGCTGATTGGCGTCGGAATCGTCACCCGCGCCGGACAGCTCAAAGAACGCAAAATGGGGATCAGAGCGGAAGAGTTCAATCTGAAAAAAGGGCTGCTACTGGCCGTTATGTGCGGCATTTTTTCCGCAGGAATGTCATTCGCCATGAATGCCGCGAAACCGATGCACGAAGCGGCGGCGGCGCTTGGCGTCGATCCGCTGTATGTCGCGTTACCCAGCTATGTGGTGATCATGGGCGGCGGCGCGCTGGTCAACCTCGGCTTTTGCGTCATTCGTCTGGCAAAAATGCCGAATCTGTCGATAAAAGCCGACTTCTCGCTGGCAAAGCCGCTCATCATCAGCAATATTTTGCTCTCCGCGCTCGGCGGCCTGATGTGGTATCTGCAGTTCTTCTTTTATGCCTGGGGTCACGCCCGCATCCCGGCGCAATATGACTATATGAGCTGGATGCTGCATATGAGCTTCTACGTGCTGTGCGGCGGCCTGGTGGGGCTGGTGCTCAAAGAGTGGAACAATGCGGGTCGTCGTCCGGTGGGCGTGCTAAGCCTTGGCTGCGTGGTGATTATTATCGCCGCCAATATTGTCGGCCTCGGTATGGCGAACTGA
- the rhaR gene encoding HTH-type transcriptional activator RhaR, whose amino-acid sequence MTGQFILRKADFFTSPRQAVAVADRYPQNVFAEHTHEFCELVLVWRGNGLHLLNDRPYRITRGDLFYIRAEDKHSYASVNGLALQNIIYCPDRLRLNVDWSAHIPGLFGTPWMPHWRIGSSGMAQARQVIALLEQESNKDEPLAHEMAELLFAQLAATLRRHRFATDNQAATQSEALLDKLITALAGSLNRTFTLDLFCAEQACSERALRQQFRSQTGMTVNHYLRQLRICHAQYLLQHSELLIGDIANRCGFEDSNYFSVVFNREVGMTPGQWRHRHRTMARSVRHTEADNIGGDNNHHAAKA is encoded by the coding sequence GTGACCGGTCAGTTCATTCTTCGTAAAGCCGATTTTTTCACTTCACCGCGCCAGGCGGTGGCGGTGGCCGATCGCTATCCGCAGAATGTCTTTGCGGAGCATACCCACGAGTTTTGCGAGCTGGTGCTGGTATGGCGCGGCAACGGCTTACATCTTCTTAACGACCGTCCTTATCGCATTACCCGCGGCGATCTGTTCTACATTCGCGCCGAAGACAAGCACTCCTACGCGTCGGTCAACGGTCTGGCGCTGCAAAATATTATCTACTGTCCGGACCGGCTGCGGCTTAACGTCGACTGGTCGGCGCATATCCCGGGGTTGTTTGGGACGCCGTGGATGCCCCACTGGCGCATCGGCAGCAGTGGGATGGCCCAGGCGCGGCAGGTGATCGCCCTGCTGGAGCAGGAGAGCAACAAGGATGAGCCGCTGGCCCACGAGATGGCGGAGCTGCTGTTCGCCCAGCTGGCGGCGACGCTGCGCCGCCACCGCTTCGCCACGGACAACCAGGCCGCCACCCAGAGCGAAGCGCTGCTCGACAAGCTCATCACCGCGCTGGCGGGCAGCCTCAATCGCACCTTTACGCTGGATCTCTTTTGCGCCGAACAGGCGTGCAGCGAGCGCGCCCTGCGCCAGCAGTTTCGCAGCCAGACCGGCATGACCGTCAATCACTATCTGCGCCAGCTGCGCATTTGCCATGCGCAGTATCTGCTGCAGCATTCAGAGCTGCTGATCGGCGACATCGCCAACCGGTGCGGGTTTGAGGACAGCAATTACTTTTCGGTGGTGTTTAACCGCGAGGTGGGGATGACGCCAGGGCAGTGGCGTCATCGTCATCGAACGATGGCGAGATCAGTTCGCCATACCGAGGCCGACAATATTGGCGGCGATAATAATCACCACGCAGCCAAGGCTTAG
- the rhaS gene encoding HTH-type transcriptional activator RhaS translates to MTILHSVDFFPSEFAPIAIEPRLPQIAFPEHHHDFHEIVIVEHGTGIHVFNGQPYTISGGTVCFVRDSDRHLYEHTDNLCLTNVLYRAPDAFQFLAGMQKLLPQEQDGVWPSHWRVSQTALQQVRGVVQQMERFDDCGDVHTIAQREILFMQLLLVLRKSSLAAEMTDNDARLNHLIAWLEDHFAEEVCWERVAARFSLSLRTLHRQLKQHTGLTPQRYLNRVRLTKARHLLRHSDESVTDIAFRCGFGDSNHFSTLFRREFSWSPRDIRQGRDTQLQ, encoded by the coding sequence ATGACCATACTGCACAGCGTGGATTTTTTTCCGTCAGAGTTCGCCCCCATTGCGATAGAGCCGCGTCTTCCTCAGATCGCGTTTCCTGAGCACCATCATGATTTCCATGAAATTGTGATTGTTGAGCACGGTACCGGCATCCACGTGTTTAACGGCCAGCCCTATACCATCAGCGGCGGGACGGTCTGTTTTGTCCGCGACAGCGACCGGCATCTGTATGAACACACCGATAACCTGTGCCTGACCAATGTGCTGTACCGCGCGCCGGACGCCTTCCAGTTTCTTGCCGGGATGCAAAAGCTGTTGCCGCAGGAGCAGGATGGCGTCTGGCCGTCGCACTGGCGAGTGAGCCAGACGGCGCTGCAGCAGGTGCGAGGCGTCGTGCAGCAGATGGAGCGGTTTGATGACTGCGGCGATGTGCATACCATCGCCCAGCGCGAAATCCTGTTTATGCAGCTGCTGCTGGTGCTGCGTAAAAGCAGCCTGGCGGCGGAAATGACCGATAACGACGCCCGGCTAAACCATCTGATTGCCTGGCTTGAGGATCATTTCGCCGAGGAGGTGTGCTGGGAGCGCGTGGCGGCGCGGTTTTCGCTTTCGTTGCGCACTCTGCACCGCCAGCTTAAGCAGCACACCGGCCTGACGCCGCAGCGCTACCTCAACCGCGTGCGGTTGACCAAAGCGCGGCACCTGCTGCGCCACAGCGATGAGAGCGTTACCGATATCGCCTTTCGCTGCGGTTTCGGCGACAGTAACCACTTTTCGACTCTTTTTCGCCGGGAGTTTAGCTGGTCGCCGCGCGACATCCGCCAGGGACGCGACACGCAGCTACAGTAA
- the rhaB gene encoding rhamnulokinase yields the protein MTFRHCVAVDLGASSGRVMLARYDREQRTLNTREVHRFTNTLQHVDGVDCWDVDRLEAEIRCGLQKVCNDGILIDSIGIDTWGVDYVLLDRHGERVGPAVSYRDRRTQGVMQQAQTQVGRAEIYRRSGIQFLPFNTLYQFRALVEQQPEWVDRVAHALLMPDYFSYRLTGAMNWEYTNATTTQMVNIHTDTWDEDLLAWAGVPSRWLGTPAHPGNVIGHWICPQGNRIPVVAVASHDTASAVIAAPLADRHAAWLSSGTWSLMGFESKTPQVCERALTNNITNEGGAEGRYRVLKNIMGLWLLQRVLKEQNISDLSALLADADAVPVCRFVIHPNHDRFINPANMSAEIQAACRESHQPAPERPAELARCIFDSLALLYARVLQELAELHGQPFSRLHIVGGGSQNQLLNQLCADACGVTVVSGPVEASTLGNIGVQLMTLDELNDVDEFRQVVRDTHALTAWTPNPKSEIARRAAQFRPQPTKELCA from the coding sequence ATGACTTTTCGCCATTGTGTGGCTGTCGATTTAGGCGCATCCAGCGGACGCGTGATGCTGGCCCGCTATGACCGCGAACAGCGGACGCTGAATACCCGTGAAGTTCACCGTTTCACCAATACATTGCAGCATGTTGACGGCGTGGATTGCTGGGATGTCGACCGCCTGGAAGCGGAGATTCGCTGCGGCCTGCAAAAGGTCTGCAACGACGGCATCCTTATCGACAGCATCGGTATTGATACCTGGGGCGTGGATTACGTGCTGCTCGACCGGCACGGCGAGCGGGTGGGACCCGCGGTTTCCTACCGCGACCGCCGCACCCAGGGCGTGATGCAACAGGCGCAAACGCAGGTTGGCCGCGCGGAGATCTACCGCCGCAGCGGCATCCAGTTTTTACCCTTCAATACGCTGTATCAGTTTCGGGCGCTGGTAGAGCAACAACCGGAATGGGTGGATCGGGTGGCTCATGCGCTGCTTATGCCGGATTACTTCAGCTACCGCCTGACCGGCGCGATGAACTGGGAGTACACCAACGCCACGACCACCCAGATGGTCAATATCCACACCGATACCTGGGATGAGGATTTGCTCGCCTGGGCGGGCGTCCCCTCCCGCTGGCTGGGAACGCCAGCCCATCCGGGCAATGTGATCGGTCACTGGATTTGCCCGCAGGGCAACCGCATTCCCGTGGTGGCCGTCGCCAGCCACGATACCGCCAGCGCCGTCATTGCCGCGCCGCTGGCCGACCGCCACGCCGCCTGGCTGTCATCCGGCACCTGGTCGCTGATGGGTTTTGAAAGCAAAACGCCGCAGGTCTGCGAGCGGGCGCTGACGAACAACATCACCAACGAAGGCGGTGCGGAAGGCCGCTATCGGGTGCTGAAAAACATTATGGGGCTGTGGCTGCTGCAGCGGGTGCTGAAAGAGCAGAACATCAGCGATCTTTCCGCCCTGCTCGCCGACGCTGACGCCGTGCCGGTATGCCGCTTTGTCATTCACCCCAATCACGACCGCTTTATCAACCCGGCCAATATGAGCGCCGAAATTCAGGCCGCCTGCCGGGAAAGCCATCAACCTGCGCCAGAACGCCCGGCGGAGCTGGCTCGCTGCATCTTTGACAGCCTGGCGCTGCTGTATGCCCGCGTCCTGCAGGAGCTGGCCGAACTGCATGGCCAACCGTTCTCCCGGCTGCATATTGTCGGCGGTGGCAGCCAGAACCAACTGCTGAACCAGCTGTGCGCCGATGCCTGCGGCGTGACGGTCGTGTCAGGGCCGGTGGAAGCTTCCACCCTCGGCAATATCGGCGTGCAGCTGATGACGCTTGACGAACTGAATGACGTTGATGAATTCCGCCAGGTGGTCCGCGACACCCACGCGCTGACCGCCTGGACCCCGAATCCCAAAAGCGAAATTGCCCGCCGCGCCGCGCAGTTTCGGCCACAACCGACAAAGGAGCTTTGCGCATGA
- a CDS encoding L-rhamnose isomerase, with the protein MTTQLEQAWELAKQRYAATGVDVEAALRQLDRVPVSMHCWQGDDVAGFENPQGSLTGGIQATGNYPGKARNAAELRADLEQAMSLIPGPKRLNLHAIYLESDAPVARNDIKPEHFKNWVSWAKTHGLGLDFNPSCFSHPLSADGFTLSHANDEIRQFWIDHCKASRRVSAWFGEQLGTPSVMNIWIPDGMKDLTVDRFAPRKRLLDALDDVMSEKLNPAHHIDAVESKLFGIGAESYTVGSNEFYMGYATSRQTALCLDAGHFHPTEVISDKISAAMLFVPRLLLHVSRPVRWDSDHVVLLDDETQAIASEIIRHDLFDRVHIGLDFFDASINRIAAWIIGTRNMKKALLRALLEPTDELRQRERDGDYTGRLALLEEQKSLPWQAVWEMYCQRHDVPAGRQWLDNVRAYEKDVLANRK; encoded by the coding sequence ATGACCACTCAACTTGAACAGGCCTGGGAACTGGCGAAACAGCGCTATGCCGCAACAGGCGTTGACGTCGAGGCCGCGCTGCGCCAGCTTGACCGCGTACCGGTATCGATGCACTGCTGGCAGGGCGATGACGTCGCCGGATTTGAAAACCCGCAAGGTTCGCTCACCGGCGGGATTCAGGCCACCGGCAACTATCCAGGGAAAGCGCGTAACGCCGCTGAGTTGCGCGCCGATCTCGAGCAGGCGATGAGCCTGATCCCTGGCCCCAAACGTCTGAATCTGCACGCCATTTATCTGGAATCCGACGCGCCGGTCGCGCGCAACGATATTAAGCCGGAGCACTTTAAAAACTGGGTGTCATGGGCGAAAACCCACGGGCTGGGGCTGGACTTTAATCCCTCCTGCTTCTCGCATCCGCTGAGCGCCGACGGTTTTACCCTCTCGCATGCTAACGACGAGATCCGCCAGTTCTGGATTGACCACTGCAAGGCCAGCCGCCGCGTCTCCGCCTGGTTCGGCGAGCAGTTGGGCACGCCGTCGGTGATGAATATCTGGATCCCGGACGGTATGAAGGACCTCACCGTCGACCGCTTTGCGCCGCGTAAGCGCCTGCTGGACGCGCTGGATGACGTGATGAGCGAAAAACTGAACCCGGCGCATCATATCGACGCCGTCGAGAGCAAGCTGTTTGGTATCGGCGCGGAGAGCTACACCGTCGGCTCCAACGAGTTCTATATGGGCTACGCCACCAGCCGCCAGACCGCGCTGTGCCTGGATGCGGGCCACTTCCATCCGACGGAGGTCATCTCCGACAAAATCTCGGCCGCCATGCTGTTTGTGCCGCGCCTGCTGCTGCACGTCAGCCGCCCGGTGCGCTGGGACAGCGATCACGTCGTCCTGCTGGATGATGAAACCCAGGCCATCGCGAGCGAAATCATCCGCCACGACCTGTTTGACCGCGTGCATATTGGCCTCGACTTCTTCGATGCCTCCATCAACCGCATCGCGGCATGGATTATCGGTACCCGCAACATGAAAAAAGCGCTGCTGCGCGCCCTGCTGGAGCCTACCGACGAGCTGCGTCAGCGGGAGCGGGACGGCGATTACACCGGGCGTCTGGCGCTGCTGGAGGAGCAAAAATCGCTGCCGTGGCAGGCGGTCTGGGAGATGTACTGCCAGCGTCACGATGTTCCGGCAGGCCGCCAGTGGCTGGACAACGTGCGCGCGTATGAGAAAGACGTTCTGGCCAATCGTAAGTAA
- the rhaD gene encoding rhamnulose-1-phosphate aldolase, which yields MQTITHSWFVQGMIKATSDAWLKGWDERNGGNLTLRLDEADIAPFSADFSEKPRYIALSQPMPQLANTPFIVTGSGKFFRNVQLDPAANIGVIKIDSDGAGYHILWGLTDDAVPTSELPAHLLSHCARIRATGGKDRAIMHCHATNLIALTYVLENNRDLFTRKLWEGSTECLVVFPDGVGILPWMVPGTDEIGQSTATEMQQHSLVLWPFHGVFGSGPTLDDAFGLIDTAEKSADVLVKVYSMGGMQQTISRQALIALAQRFSVTPLQSALDLYH from the coding sequence ATGCAGACTATCACCCATTCCTGGTTCGTCCAGGGGATGATTAAAGCCACCTCTGACGCCTGGCTGAAAGGCTGGGACGAGCGCAACGGCGGCAACCTGACGCTGCGGCTGGATGAGGCGGATATCGCGCCGTTTAGCGCCGATTTTTCCGAAAAACCGCGCTATATCGCGCTGAGCCAGCCGATGCCGCAGCTTGCCAATACGCCGTTTATCGTGACCGGCTCCGGCAAATTTTTCCGCAACGTGCAGCTCGACCCGGCGGCAAACATCGGCGTGATAAAGATCGACAGCGACGGCGCGGGCTACCACATTCTTTGGGGACTCACCGACGACGCGGTGCCGACGTCCGAACTGCCGGCGCACCTGCTCTCCCACTGCGCGCGCATCAGGGCCACCGGCGGCAAGGACCGCGCGATCATGCACTGTCACGCCACCAACCTGATTGCGTTGACCTATGTACTGGAAAACAACCGCGACCTCTTCACCCGCAAGCTGTGGGAGGGCAGTACCGAATGCCTGGTGGTCTTCCCGGATGGCGTCGGCATTCTGCCATGGATGGTGCCGGGCACCGACGAGATAGGCCAGTCCACCGCGACTGAAATGCAGCAACATTCTCTGGTGCTGTGGCCGTTTCACGGCGTGTTCGGCAGCGGCCCGACGCTTGACGATGCCTTTGGCCTTATCGACACCGCCGAGAAATCCGCCGATGTGCTGGTGAAAGTCTATTCCATGGGCGGAATGCAGCAGACTATCAGCCGACAGGCGCTGATTGCGCTGGCGCAGCGCTTCAGCGTGACGCCGCTGCAGTCGGCGCTAGACCTCTACCATTAA
- the rhaM gene encoding L-rhamnose mutarotase — protein MIRKAFVMQVNPDAHREYERRHNPIWPELEAVLKSHGAHRYAIYLDAARSLLFATVEIESEERWNAIASTEVCQRWWRYMTEVMPANADSSPVSRELKPVFYLP, from the coding sequence ATGATCCGCAAAGCGTTTGTGATGCAGGTAAATCCTGACGCCCATCGCGAGTATGAGCGTCGCCACAACCCCATCTGGCCAGAGCTGGAGGCGGTGCTGAAGTCGCACGGCGCGCACCGCTACGCCATTTACCTCGACGCCGCCCGCAGCCTGCTGTTCGCCACGGTGGAAATCGAGTCAGAGGAGCGCTGGAACGCGATCGCCAGCACCGAAGTCTGCCAGCGCTGGTGGCGGTATATGACGGAAGTGATGCCCGCCAACGCCGACAGCAGCCCGGTCAGCCGCGAGCTGAAGCCGGTGTTTTATCTGCCGTGA
- a CDS encoding helix-turn-helix domain-containing protein, with amino-acid sequence MTQPISVIAKSLVRERMRTGLSLAEIARRAGIAKSTLSQLESGNGNPSLETLWSLCVALDIPFARLLEPQLPTTQVIRRGEGTKVVAEQANYQAILLAACPPGARRDIYLLLTQPGADRISQPHPPGSVEHIIVTQGRAMVGLTSAPEELGEGDYICYPADREHVFKALEPDTQAILVAEQN; translated from the coding sequence ATGACGCAGCCAATTAGCGTGATCGCCAAAAGTCTGGTGCGAGAACGCATGCGGACCGGACTTTCACTGGCGGAAATCGCCCGCCGTGCCGGGATTGCAAAATCCACGCTCTCGCAGCTTGAATCCGGGAATGGTAATCCTAGCCTGGAAACGCTCTGGTCGTTATGCGTGGCGCTGGATATTCCTTTTGCGCGACTGCTGGAGCCGCAGCTGCCGACCACCCAGGTGATTCGTCGCGGCGAGGGCACCAAAGTGGTGGCCGAGCAGGCGAACTATCAGGCGATACTGCTTGCCGCCTGCCCGCCGGGCGCGCGACGCGATATCTACCTGCTGCTGACGCAGCCGGGCGCCGACCGAATTTCGCAGCCGCACCCGCCGGGGTCGGTGGAGCACATTATCGTCACGCAGGGGCGGGCGATGGTCGGCCTGACCAGCGCGCCGGAGGAGTTAGGCGAAGGGGATTACATCTGCTACCCGGCCGATCGCGAGCACGTGTTTAAGGCGCTGGAGCCAGATACCCAGGCGATTCTGGTCGCGGAGCAGAACTGA
- a CDS encoding AzlC family ABC transporter permease has translation MKHHFSCLKGDTIKAIFLVCLAVGVVGMSYGSLAIAYGFPLWVPFVLSIFVLAGASEFMFIGIIASGGNPLAAAAAGLLVNARHVPFGVTVRDLVGKRGASFLGCHIMNDESVVFGLSQKTPEQRKAAYWLCGLGVAILWPAGALLGAAVGKLLPSPETIGLDAVFPAILLALVIPAFKNRTTLVRAVTGAAVSLASVPFTPAGVPVLLSLLGVFARKK, from the coding sequence ATGAAACACCACTTCTCCTGCCTCAAAGGCGACACGATAAAAGCGATATTTTTAGTTTGTCTGGCTGTCGGCGTCGTCGGTATGTCCTACGGTTCGCTGGCGATCGCCTACGGTTTTCCACTGTGGGTGCCGTTTGTGCTGTCCATCTTTGTGCTGGCAGGCGCATCCGAGTTTATGTTCATCGGTATTATCGCCAGCGGCGGCAATCCGCTGGCCGCGGCGGCGGCAGGGTTACTGGTCAACGCCCGTCACGTACCGTTTGGCGTCACGGTGCGCGATCTGGTCGGTAAACGCGGCGCCAGCTTCCTTGGCTGTCATATCATGAACGATGAAAGCGTGGTGTTCGGCCTGTCGCAAAAAACCCCCGAACAGCGCAAGGCCGCCTACTGGCTGTGCGGACTGGGCGTGGCCATCCTCTGGCCGGCAGGCGCGCTGCTCGGCGCGGCGGTCGGTAAGCTGCTGCCGTCGCCGGAAACCATCGGTCTCGACGCCGTGTTCCCGGCTATCCTGCTGGCGCTGGTGATCCCGGCGTTTAAAAACCGCACGACGCTGGTTCGCGCCGTTACGGGTGCGGCTGTTTCACTGGCTTCTGTGCCTTTCACACCGGCAGGCGTACCGGTTCTGCTGTCGCTGCTCGGCGTTTTTGCGAGGAAAAAATAA